In Dermacentor albipictus isolate Rhodes 1998 colony unplaced genomic scaffold, USDA_Dalb.pri_finalv2 scaffold_15, whole genome shotgun sequence, the following proteins share a genomic window:
- the LOC135916401 gene encoding putative nuclease HARBI1 — protein MELYDDQQFLGRYRFTKNAVRQLLAMLPIRESGDNRGQPVPPMLQLLMALRFYGAGTFQTVTGDLVRIPQSTVCRAVGKMTLLIAKHLRPMLVRFPQSARLPKVMRDFYEVAEFPGVTGCVDCTHVRIKSSGGDDAEVFRNRKGFFSINVQAVAGPHLQFFDIVAGWPGSVHDSRIFDNFRLRVLYEESRVPGVLLGDAGYACQPFLLTPLSDPGPAHTPQGRYQKAHIRTRNIVERAFGVWKRRFPCLDMELQHKEANIVLIITACAALHNLGCLLKEPQPPVHRVPASPSSTTRANRTLHLPPVDRLTDSFSGMQARQLLIQKSFT, from the exons atggagctgtacgacgaccaacaattcctcggtcgctacagattcacgaagaacgccgtgcgacagCTTCTCGCTATGTTGCCTATCCGGGAAAGCGGTGACAACAGAGGACAGCCtgtgcctcccatgctgcagttgctgatggctctgAGGTTTTACGgtgctggcacgtttcaaacagtcaccggggatctggtccgcattcctcagtcaacagtgtgccgcgcagttggaaagatgactctgctcatcgcgaagcacctgcgcccgatgctggtgcgcttcccgcagtcggCCAGACTTCCCAAAGTGATGCGGGATTTTTATGAAGTGGCTGAATTTCCTGGCGTAACCGGATGCGTTGACTGCACACACGTGCGCATTAAAAGCTCCGGCGGTGACGACGCGGAGGTCTTCCGTAACCGCAAGGGCTTTTTCTCCATCAACGTGCAG GCTGTCGCCGGACCACACTTGCAATTTTTTGACATCGTTGCCGGCTGGCCAGGTTCGGTGCACGATAGCCGAATTTTTGACAATTTCCGCTTGCGGGTGCTCTACGAGGAGAGCAGGGTGCCTGGAGTGTTGCTGGGAGATGCGGGGTATGCATGTCAGCCATTCTTGCTGACACCGCTCTCAGATCCTGGCCCAGCACACACACCACAAGGAAG GTACCAGAAAGCCCACATAAGGACACGCAACATTGTTGAAAGGGCGTTCGGCGTCTGGAAGCGCCGCTTTCCTTGCCTGGATATGGAGCTGCAGCATAAGGAGGCAAACATCGTCCTCATTATAACAGCCTGTGCAGCACTGCACAACTTGGGTTGTCTGCTGAAGGAGCCGCAGCCTCCTGTTCACAGAGTTCCCGCAAGCCCCTCCAGCACGACAAGGGCAAATCGAACACTGCACTTGCCACCAGTTGATCGCCTCACTGACAGCTTTTCAGGAATGCAAGCACGGCAGCTACTTATCCAGAAGAGCTTCACTTAG